The Algiphilus sp. region GTCGGCGCGCGCGCGCCGGAGCGCCGCCTCGGCACGGCGCACCGCCGCCCTCGCCGCCGCCAGCTGTGGCTCGCGCAGCGCCAGTGCCTCGTTCACCGGCACATCCAGCTCGTCCGCGAAGCTCTCGAACTCCTCGGCGGCAACATCGCCGCGCCCGCGCTCCAGCGCCAGATCGGCCTGCGCCTGGGCAAGCTGGCCCTCGGCCTCGGCGACCGCCGCCTCGTAATCGGTGCGCTCGATCTGCACCAGCACGTCGCCCCTGCGCACCAGCGCCCCCGGCTCGAGCTCCGGGCTGATCGCGGTGACCCGGCCGGCGACCTGTGGCTGCAGGACGACCGACTCCGCCGGCACCACCGTGCCGGTCGCCTGGACGTCGATGCGGTGCTCCGCCCGCGAAACCGTCGCGGTCTGCACCAGACGCGCGGGCACCTCGCCGGTATCGTGGCGCGCCGGCGGCTCGCTGCTCATCACCATCAATGCGACCACTACCACTGCCGCGAACAGCACCAGCAGCGGCAGCAGGGCCTTCCAGGAACGGTTTCTCACGACGCTTCCTCTTTCTCCGATCGCAGCCGCTCGGGTGCCGGCGGCGTGCCGGCGACGTTGGCCGCCAGTCCCCGGCACAGGTTGACCCGCTGCACGAAACGCGCGTTGCGCGCCGACAATGCCTCGAGCTCGGCGCTGTTGACCGCCTGCTGCGCGGACAGGACCTCCAGATATGCGCGCTGCCCCTGCGCATAGCTGCGCCGCGCCTGGGTCAGACGCTCGCGGGCATGGCCGAGCCGAGTCTCCAGGCCCGCGATGCGCTCGCCGGCGGCACGCTCGCTGTCGAGCGCGGCCTGCACCTCGCGCAGCGCTTCCAGCCACGCCTGCTCGAGCGCGTAGAGGCGCTCGACCGCGAGTGCCTCGGCTTCGTCCTGCCGCGCCGCCAGCGTACCGCCCTGGAAGAGGCTCCAGTCCAGCGCCGCGGCGATCTGGCGGATGGTTCGATCGAACAGGTCGCCGAAGGCCTCGGCCTGCGTGAACAGGCTTGCCGACAGCGTCAGGCGCGGCCAGCGCTCGGCAGCCGCGGCGGCGGCCCGCGCATCGGCCGCCTGCAGGCGCAGCCAGGCGGCGCGCAGATCGGGCCGGTTGTCGAGGAGTGCGCTGGGCAGGCCGGCCGCCGGCAACGGCCCGGGTTCGGGAAGCGCATCCGGTGGCGCCGGCAGCCGATCGTCGTCGGGCGCACGCCCCAGCAGGAGATTCAGTCGCAGGCGAGCCACATCGAGCCCCCCGCGCGCATCGGCGAGCTGGGCCGAGACGCCGGCTGCCTGCTCCCGGGCCTGCGACAGTGCCAGCGCGTCCGACTGCCCGTTGGCGAAGCGCAGCGCCTGCAGCCGTTCGAGCGACCGGGCGTCGCCGTACTGTGCTTCCAGCGTTGCCACGCGGCGCGCGGCGGTCACCCACTCGGCCCAGGCGGTGGCGATGTCGGCGGCAAGCGAGATGGTGGCCGTGCGCAGATCGGCCTCGGCCGCGCGGGCAGACAGCCGTGCCGCTTCGCGCCGGCTGTCCAGGCGTCCCCAGAAATCGAGCTCGTAGCTGGCGGCCGCGGTCGCCTGCCAGTCGCTTCCACCGGTTGCGCCCCCGGTCGGCGGGGTCCCGCCCGCCACGCTGCCGCCCCCGTTGCCCGACGCGTCACTGCGCTGGGCCGACAGCGACAGACTCGGCAGCAGGCTGCCCGACTCCGCGCGCGACGCGGCGCGCGCCTGACTCAGGCGCGCCCAGCTCTGCGCCAGTGTCGGGCTCTCGTCGAACGCCGATGCGATCAGCGACTGCAGCGGCGTACCGCCCAGCGCCGTGCACTGGCTCGGCGCGGCGTCGCCACTGCCCGCGAAGCGCGAGGTCTCGCCCAGCGTGTCGTCGACCGCGAGCTGAACCGGCACGATGCAGCCCGCGGTGCATCCGGCGACGAGCAGGGCCGAAAGCCGCGACACGCTGCGCAGCGCTCGCCCCGACACGCGGCGCGTCCCGGAAGCGGCCCTGCCGGTCGAGCGATGTTGCGATCTGCTGATGGCCCTGCCTCGTGCTGGATTGTCGGGATCCGCGCGGAATATCGCGTCCGCCGGAGCCTTCCCGCGGACGGGACCGGCCGGACAGCGCACTGACCGCGGAATGCAGCCAACGGTTCACGCGCCGTCGGACCGTCGCCGGCGCGCAGTGTCGCACAGCCCCCGCGCGCGTCGCCGCGCCCGGGTAGACTCTCGGCGCATCCATGCGCGGAGGGACGCCATGCTGAACGCGCTTGCGCTCGAACACGGGAGACTCGTGCCGCTCGACGAGGAGCGCCTGCACGTCGCACTCGACGAAGCCATCTGGGTCGATCTGCTGGACCCCGACAACGACGAGCGCGAACGCGTCAGCCATCTCTATCGCCAGACCCTGCCGGAAACGGAGGACGTCGACGAGATCGAGGCCAGTGCCCGCTTCTACGAGGACGCCGGCGGCCTGCACATCCACTCCCTCTTCCTGCAGGACGTCGATGGCCGGCCGCGCAACACCTCGGTGGCATTCACCGTCACCAGCGACCGGCTGTTCACGCTGCGCGAGCGCGAGGTCCCCGCGTTCCGGCTGCTGCGCATGCGGTCGCGCCGGCACGCGGGGCTCGCCGACGACGCCATGTCGATCCTGCTCAACCTCATCCAGATCAAGATCGACGATCTCGCCGACACGCTGGAGGAGGTCTACACCGGCCTGGAGAAGATCAGCGCGCTGGTGCTCGAGGAGAACGACGCCGACATGGAGGACGCACTCGACGACCTAGCCGTGCACGAGGACATCAGCGGGAAGGTGCGCCTCTGCCTGATGGACACTCAGCGCGCGCTCACCTTCCTACAGCGGCGTGGCCGCCTCAGGCCCGAGCACAGCCAGCTGGTGCGCGAGCTGGCGCAGGACATCGAATCGCTGCTGCCGCACAACAGCTTCGTCTTCGACAAGATCAACTTCCTGATGGATGCGGCGCAGGGCTTCATCAACATCGAGCAGAACCAGATCATCAAGACCTTCTCGATCGCCGCCGTGGTCTTCCTGCCCCCGACCCTCATCGCCAGCATCTACGGCATGAACTTCGCGCACATGCCGGAGCTGAGCTGGACCTTCGGCTATCCGCTGGCGGTCGTGGGCATGATCCTGTCCGGCATCGCCCCCTACGCCTTCTTCCGCTACAAGGGGTGGCTGTAGCGCGGCACCAGCGCGCAGCGACCCCGGAGCCGTTCAGGCCCAGGCGACCGCGACCAGCCGATCGCCGCGGAACGGCGTACGACCGTGCGCCACGCTGGCGTTGTCGATGGCCAGCACGTCGCCTACCCGCCAGGGTGTGATGACGGTATTGCGCCAGATGGTGTCGCAGACGTGACGGATGTGTGCGTTGGGGATCTCGCCGCCGTCGGCGTAGGTCACGTGATAGCTCTGCCGGTCGGCCGGGACGAGGCGGTGCTTGGCGGACGCGATCACCCGGAGCAGGCAGGCCGCGCCGAACAGCCGCAGGCTCTGCAGCCGGCGCGCCTGCCGCATGAGCTCGCGCGGCGTGGCGGCAAGGTGCATGACCTGGCTGTGGTTGTACCAGGCGGTCTCACCGGTCTCGGGATGGTTGCGGGTGGCCGGATGGGTGCTGTACAGGGTCAGGCGGTCGCGCCTGCCCCACACCAGCTCGTCACCGGCCTCGGCGGCAATGCGCTCGACCTCGGCCTTGTCGGTGGTGCCGTAGACCTCGTGCCAGCGCTTGAACTGGAAGACATCGAGATTGGGGCCACCCCCGGGCCCCTTGTAGGCCCGGATGTGCCGTACGCCGCGCTGATCGAAGGCATCCCGCACCACGGGATCCAGATCGCGATAGACCT contains the following coding sequences:
- a CDS encoding TolC family protein, which produces MSGRALRSVSRLSALLVAGCTAGCIVPVQLAVDDTLGETSRFAGSGDAAPSQCTALGGTPLQSLIASAFDESPTLAQSWARLSQARAASRAESGSLLPSLSLSAQRSDASGNGGGSVAGGTPPTGGATGGSDWQATAAASYELDFWGRLDSRREAARLSARAAEADLRTATISLAADIATAWAEWVTAARRVATLEAQYGDARSLERLQALRFANGQSDALALSQAREQAAGVSAQLADARGGLDVARLRLNLLLGRAPDDDRLPAPPDALPEPGPLPAAGLPSALLDNRPDLRAAWLRLQAADARAAAAAAERWPRLTLSASLFTQAEAFGDLFDRTIRQIAAALDWSLFQGGTLAARQDEAEALAVERLYALEQAWLEALREVQAALDSERAAGERIAGLETRLGHARERLTQARRSYAQGQRAYLEVLSAQQAVNSAELEALSARNARFVQRVNLCRGLAANVAGTPPAPERLRSEKEEAS
- the corA gene encoding magnesium/cobalt transporter CorA — encoded protein: MLNALALEHGRLVPLDEERLHVALDEAIWVDLLDPDNDERERVSHLYRQTLPETEDVDEIEASARFYEDAGGLHIHSLFLQDVDGRPRNTSVAFTVTSDRLFTLREREVPAFRLLRMRSRRHAGLADDAMSILLNLIQIKIDDLADTLEEVYTGLEKISALVLEENDADMEDALDDLAVHEDISGKVRLCLMDTQRALTFLQRRGRLRPEHSQLVRELAQDIESLLPHNSFVFDKINFLMDAAQGFINIEQNQIIKTFSIAAVVFLPPTLIASIYGMNFAHMPELSWTFGYPLAVVGMILSGIAPYAFFRYKGWL
- a CDS encoding TauD/TfdA family dioxygenase, whose translation is MSTTAPRSRDLPVGASLPELEGVTQEGGIPLVIRAPAPGTNLAAWLRERRDSIMAARRTHGAILFRGFGVLEAQSFEDAARVIAPDLQCDYLGQSPRRKLSDYVFTSTELPPHYPIPQHAEMSFYYDRAPHSLFFWCARAAPIGGATPLTDLRQVYRDLDPVVRDAFDQRGVRHIRAYKGPGGGPNLDVFQFKRWHEVYGTTDKAEVERIAAEAGDELVWGRRDRLTLYSTHPATRNHPETGETAWYNHSQVMHLAATPRELMRQARRLQSLRLFGAACLLRVIASAKHRLVPADRQSYHVTYADGGEIPNAHIRHVCDTIWRNTVITPWRVGDVLAIDNASVAHGRTPFRGDRLVAVAWA